In Flavobacterium okayamense, a single window of DNA contains:
- a CDS encoding helicase HerA-like domain-containing protein has translation MNRKEDFSNQINEGYTFKGDFITIGGAILDNEVLPNTYVNIPLKTLNRHGLIAGATGTGKTKTIQVLSEQLSLKGIPVLMMDIKGDFSGIAQPGEEKSFITERHQKIGLEYQTKGFPVELMTISEQNGVRLRATISEFGPVFFSRILDLNDTQSGVVSVVFKYCDDNSIPLLDIKDFKKVLQYITEEGKAEFTSDYGRISTASTGAIFRKVIELEQQGGDLFFGEKSFEIDDLMRFDENGNGYVNVIRLTDLQDKPKLFSTFMLSLLAEIYNTMPEKGDAEQPELVIFIDEAHLIFDQASKALLDQIETIVKLIRSKGIGVFFITQNPMDVPSSVLAQLGLKIQHALRAFTANDRKAIKMSAENYPISEYYKTDEVLTSLGIGEAFVTVLNEKGIPTPLVATMLRAPMSRMDILNPAEISESISKSKLAKKYNEVIDRESAYEILTKKIEQAQVIATKEEEKKQKEKEAKKNTRTSSSTSNTVTKGIVKMLTSATFIRGAMGLLLKMMKK, from the coding sequence ATGAATAGAAAAGAAGACTTTTCAAATCAAATAAATGAAGGTTATACTTTTAAAGGAGATTTTATAACAATTGGTGGTGCAATTTTAGATAACGAAGTTTTGCCAAACACATATGTAAATATTCCTTTAAAAACTTTAAACCGACACGGCTTAATTGCTGGAGCAACAGGAACGGGAAAAACAAAGACAATTCAAGTGTTATCGGAACAGCTTTCTTTAAAAGGAATTCCGGTTTTAATGATGGACATTAAAGGTGATTTTTCTGGAATTGCACAACCTGGAGAAGAAAAATCGTTTATTACAGAGCGTCATCAGAAAATTGGTTTAGAATACCAAACTAAAGGTTTCCCTGTTGAATTAATGACGATTTCAGAACAAAATGGAGTTCGTCTTCGTGCTACTATTTCAGAATTTGGTCCGGTTTTTTTTTCAAGAATTTTAGATTTAAACGATACACAATCGGGCGTTGTTTCGGTTGTTTTTAAATATTGTGATGACAATAGCATTCCGCTTTTGGATATTAAAGACTTCAAAAAGGTACTACAATATATTACCGAAGAAGGTAAAGCAGAATTTACTTCCGATTATGGAAGAATTTCAACCGCTTCAACTGGAGCAATTTTTAGAAAAGTTATTGAATTAGAACAGCAAGGTGGCGATTTGTTTTTTGGCGAAAAATCATTTGAAATTGATGATTTAATGCGTTTTGACGAAAACGGAAATGGTTACGTAAATGTAATACGCTTAACCGATCTTCAAGATAAGCCAAAGTTATTTTCAACTTTTATGTTGAGTTTATTAGCCGAAATCTATAATACGATGCCTGAAAAAGGCGATGCCGAACAACCTGAATTAGTAATCTTTATTGATGAGGCTCATTTAATTTTTGACCAAGCGAGTAAAGCTTTATTAGATCAAATTGAAACCATTGTAAAATTAATTCGTTCAAAAGGAATTGGCGTTTTTTTTATTACACAAAACCCCATGGATGTTCCTAGTAGTGTTTTAGCGCAATTAGGTTTAAAAATTCAACATGCATTACGTGCTTTTACTGCAAACGATAGAAAAGCTATAAAGATGAGTGCTGAAAATTATCCAATTTCAGAATATTATAAAACTGATGAAGTTTTAACTTCGTTAGGAATTGGTGAAGCATTTGTTACCGTTTTAAATGAAAAAGGAATTCCAACACCATTGGTTGCTACTATGCTTAGAGCTCCAATGAGCCGAATGGATATTTTAAATCCAGCAGAAATTTCGGAAAGCATATCTAAATCGAAATTGGCTAAAAAATACAATGAAGTGATTGACAGAGAAAGTGCTTATGAAATTTTAACCAAAAAAATTGAGCAAGCACAAGTTATTGCTACCAAAGAAGAAGAAAAGAAACAAAAAGAAAAAGAAGCTAAAAAAAATACGAGAACCTCAAGTTCAACTTCCAATACGGTAACAAAAGGAATTGTAAAAATGTTGACAAGTGCTACATTTATTCGTGGTGCTATGGGATTATTATTAAAAATGATGAAAAAGTAA
- a CDS encoding PH domain-containing protein, which produces MKKVFPSKVDKFIPILFWVTSIPPIVIGFREKDWVIFAIMIIVFALIMYLLYDTNYIITKGSLKVHSGFIVNKNIPITEIRLIKKTDSILSAPAASLTDRIEVFYGNSKSIVISPKEKQGFVDELLQQNSGIKVEI; this is translated from the coding sequence ATGAAAAAAGTATTTCCATCAAAAGTTGATAAGTTTATACCAATTTTATTTTGGGTAACTTCAATCCCGCCAATTGTTATAGGTTTTAGAGAAAAAGATTGGGTAATTTTTGCCATTATGATTATTGTTTTTGCATTAATCATGTATTTGTTATACGATACAAACTATATAATTACAAAAGGAAGTTTGAAAGTGCATTCTGGATTTATAGTGAATAAAAACATTCCAATTACTGAGATAAGATTAATAAAGAAAACCGATAGTATTTTAAGCGCACCTGCTGCTTCACTAACCGATAGAATTGAAGTTTTTTACGGCAATTCAAAATCTATAGTCATTTCACCAAAAGAGAAACAAGGTTTTGTAGATGAATTGTTGCAACAGAATTCAGGGATAAAAGTTGAAATATAG
- a CDS encoding exo-beta-N-acetylmuramidase NamZ family protein: MIPKLLFKNTFLLFVLLVFSCGNSVSKVKGEGKREKGKVLDSIKSEKKIILGADNSVKYLPFLKNKKIGVVTNQTGILSNGTHLVDFLLEQKVEVTKIFAPEHGFRGTADAGEHVANGKDSKTGLPIISLYGNNKKPKPEQLVGIDVMIFDIQDVGARFYTYISTLHYVMEACAEQNIPLLVLDRPNPNIDIVDGPILEEEFKSFVGMHQIPVLHGMTIGEYAKMINGEKWLDKGIQCKLTVIPCENYTRNMSYSLPVKPSPNLPNDQAINLYASLCFFEGTNVSVGRGTEKQFQVYGSPYLKNIGYLQMGKDGSELFEFTPKPNEGAKDPLYNGITCYGHDLSNFRKTKHLELFWLIIAYDHTENKSKFFNSFFTKLAGTKKLQQQIESGAFEDDIRASWQEGLDKFKEMRKKYLIYD, encoded by the coding sequence ATGATTCCGAAATTATTGTTCAAAAATACATTTTTATTATTTGTTTTGCTTGTTTTTTCTTGTGGAAATTCAGTTTCTAAGGTAAAGGGAGAAGGGAAAAGGGAAAAGGGAAAAGTTCTTGACTCTATAAAATCTGAGAAAAAAATAATTTTAGGCGCTGATAATTCTGTAAAATATTTACCCTTTCTAAAAAATAAAAAAATTGGAGTTGTTACCAATCAAACTGGAATTCTTTCAAATGGAACACATTTAGTTGACTTTTTATTGGAACAAAAAGTTGAAGTCACTAAAATCTTCGCTCCAGAACATGGTTTTAGAGGAACTGCCGATGCTGGTGAACATGTTGCGAATGGAAAAGACAGCAAAACTGGCTTGCCTATTATTTCGCTTTACGGAAACAATAAAAAACCAAAACCTGAACAATTAGTAGGAATTGATGTAATGATTTTCGACATTCAAGATGTTGGTGCGAGATTCTACACTTATATATCTACACTACATTATGTAATGGAAGCTTGTGCCGAGCAAAATATTCCTTTATTAGTTTTAGACCGACCAAATCCTAATATTGATATTGTTGACGGACCCATTCTTGAGGAAGAATTTAAAAGTTTTGTGGGCATGCATCAAATTCCAGTTTTACACGGAATGACAATAGGTGAATATGCTAAAATGATTAATGGTGAAAAATGGCTAGATAAAGGAATTCAATGTAAATTAACTGTAATTCCTTGTGAAAATTATACTCGAAATATGAGTTATAGTTTACCTGTGAAACCTTCACCTAATTTACCAAACGACCAAGCGATAAATCTATACGCAAGTTTATGCTTTTTTGAAGGCACGAATGTAAGTGTTGGCCGAGGTACGGAAAAACAATTTCAAGTTTATGGTTCGCCTTATTTAAAAAACATAGGATACCTTCAAATGGGTAAAGATGGTTCAGAATTATTTGAATTCACACCTAAACCAAATGAAGGCGCTAAAGACCCATTATATAATGGAATTACTTGTTATGGTCATGATTTATCTAATTTTAGAAAAACAAAACATCTTGAATTGTTTTGGTTAATTATTGCATACGACCACACAGAAAATAAATCGAAATTCTTTAATTCGTTTTTTACCAAATTGGCTGGAACCAAAAAATTACAACAACAAATTGAAAGTGGCGCTTTTGAAGATGATATTAGAGCTTCTTGGCAAGAAGGTTTGGATAAGTTTAAGGAAATGAGAAAAAAATACCTAATCTACGATTAG
- a CDS encoding YkgJ family cysteine cluster protein — MTNPRIDILQKLAKDKHNENKKYFTKLKKKPPKNLDYVMQDLHEAEFKRTDCLDCANCCKTTGPLFTSADIERIAKHLRMKQQQFIDQYLRIDEDKDYVLQSVPCAFLDSDNKCFIYDVRPKACREFPHTDKKKFQQISNLTLKNVAICPAAFNIVEEMKKKLPL, encoded by the coding sequence TTGACAAATCCACGAATTGACATATTACAAAAGTTAGCCAAAGATAAGCATAACGAAAACAAAAAGTATTTTACAAAGCTAAAAAAGAAGCCACCAAAGAATCTCGATTATGTAATGCAAGATTTACATGAAGCGGAATTCAAAAGAACCGATTGTTTAGATTGCGCAAATTGTTGTAAAACTACCGGTCCGCTTTTTACTTCGGCAGATATTGAGCGAATTGCAAAACATTTGCGAATGAAACAGCAACAATTTATCGATCAATACCTTCGCATAGATGAAGATAAAGATTATGTGTTGCAAAGTGTGCCTTGTGCTTTTCTAGATAGTGATAATAAATGTTTTATTTATGATGTTCGACCAAAAGCTTGCCGCGAATTTCCTCATACCGACAAAAAAAAGTTCCAACAAATTTCAAATTTAACGTTGAAGAATGTCGCTATTTGTCCAGCTGCATTCAATATAGTTGAAGAAATGAAAAAGAAATTGCCTTTGTAG
- a CDS encoding class I SAM-dependent methyltransferase has protein sequence MKDLFGKAILDFQTHNNPEDLITETSISEADEMSVAYLFRDYNEMPKMEQKALQLAKGKVLDVGCGAGSHSLYLQNERNLDVTSIDISANAIEACKLRGMKKAFVQDVMKLENETFDTILLLMNGAGMCGKLKNVSKFLIQLKSLLNDGGQILVDSSDIIYMFDEDEDGGKWIPTDVDYYGEVVFDISYKGEKEEPFDWMYIDYNTLQNAAIANGLKCELVLEGEHYDYLAKLITFTF, from the coding sequence ATGAAAGATTTATTCGGAAAAGCCATTTTAGATTTCCAAACCCATAATAATCCTGAAGATTTAATTACAGAAACTTCTATTAGTGAAGCCGATGAAATGAGTGTCGCTTATTTGTTTCGTGATTATAATGAAATGCCAAAAATGGAACAAAAAGCGTTACAATTGGCAAAAGGAAAAGTACTTGATGTAGGTTGTGGTGCTGGAAGTCATAGTTTGTATTTACAAAACGAACGAAATCTTGATGTTACTTCTATTGATATTTCAGCAAATGCGATTGAAGCTTGTAAACTTCGCGGTATGAAAAAAGCTTTTGTTCAAGATGTAATGAAGTTGGAAAATGAAACTTTCGACACTATATTGTTATTAATGAATGGCGCTGGAATGTGTGGCAAACTGAAAAATGTTTCAAAATTCCTAATACAATTAAAATCATTATTAAATGATGGCGGACAAATTTTAGTCGATTCATCTGATATAATCTATATGTTTGACGAAGATGAAGACGGCGGAAAATGGATTCCAACTGACGTTGATTATTATGGCGAAGTAGTTTTTGATATTTCTTATAAAGGTGAAAAAGAAGAACCTTTTGATTGGATGTATATCGACTACAATACACTTCAAAATGCGGCAATTGCAAATGGATTAAAATGTGAACTAGTTCTAGAAGGTGAACATTACGATTATTTAGCAAAATTAATTACATTTACATTTTAA
- a CDS encoding cupin domain-containing protein, with amino-acid sequence MKKYFIQKSPFVVPTTDGKLIEEHHGLTTSNSEISIAHMVAPPKWSEPFQTPEFDEYTYIIKGKKQFIIENDIVVLEAGQSIKIEKNTRVQYSNPFDEPCEYLAICKPAFSMETVNREE; translated from the coding sequence ATGAAAAAATATTTTATACAAAAATCACCTTTTGTCGTTCCAACAACAGATGGGAAATTAATTGAAGAACATCACGGACTAACTACAAGTAATTCGGAAATTTCAATTGCACATATGGTTGCTCCTCCAAAATGGAGCGAACCTTTTCAAACTCCAGAATTTGATGAATATACTTACATCATAAAAGGTAAAAAACAATTTATCATAGAGAATGATATTGTAGTTCTTGAAGCAGGCCAATCGATAAAAATAGAAAAAAACACTCGAGTTCAATATTCTAATCCATTTGATGAACCTTGCGAATACCTCGCAATTTGTAAACCTGCTTTTAGTATGGAAACTGTAAATAGAGAAGAATAA
- a CDS encoding ABC transporter permease, whose product MNLEYFIAKRLTAAKNHKSSVSSPIIKIATVAIALSILMMVISVATGIGLQKKIREKVSAFNGQVIISNFDDNQSQVNTVPISTNQDFYPKFTSVEGIKHIQAVANKAGLIRTEETVEGVVFKGVGKDYDWNNIKEYLSEGNLPDLSKSNYTDDILISQYLVDRLHLKLGDVCRTYFLKEGGKGYNIRSFKIVGIFNSGFQEFDANYIIGDIRHIQKINKWKNDEVGQFEVFLNDFDEMDAKGKEIYKQTPSNYNVITISEKYYSIFEWLKLFDFNIVIILSIMIWVAVINMIVALLVLILERTQMIGILKSLGATNWNIRKIFLYNAFYLIAKGLIWGNGIALLLLFIQKYFGIISLNPQNYYVNQAPVDINFLFILLINIGVIIICLLVLLIPSYIITKISPVKAIRFN is encoded by the coding sequence TTGAATTTAGAATATTTCATAGCCAAACGACTAACCGCTGCTAAGAACCATAAAAGTAGTGTTTCTTCTCCAATAATTAAAATTGCTACGGTTGCTATTGCATTAAGTATTTTAATGATGGTAATTTCTGTGGCAACAGGAATTGGCTTACAAAAGAAGATTCGCGAAAAAGTATCAGCGTTTAATGGACAAGTTATAATTTCTAACTTTGATGATAACCAATCACAAGTTAACACGGTTCCAATTTCTACCAATCAAGATTTTTATCCAAAATTTACTTCAGTCGAAGGAATAAAGCATATTCAAGCTGTTGCAAATAAAGCTGGATTGATTCGAACGGAAGAAACAGTTGAAGGTGTTGTTTTTAAAGGTGTGGGTAAAGATTATGACTGGAATAATATTAAAGAATATTTATCTGAAGGTAATTTACCCGATTTAAGTAAGTCAAATTATACTGATGATATTTTAATTTCTCAATATTTAGTCGATAGATTACATTTAAAGTTAGGAGATGTTTGCAGAACGTATTTTTTGAAAGAAGGAGGAAAAGGATATAATATTCGAAGTTTTAAAATTGTTGGAATATTTAATTCAGGTTTTCAAGAATTTGATGCCAACTATATAATAGGAGATATTCGTCATATTCAAAAAATCAATAAATGGAAAAATGATGAAGTTGGTCAGTTTGAAGTTTTTCTTAATGATTTTGACGAAATGGATGCAAAAGGAAAGGAAATCTATAAGCAAACGCCTTCTAATTATAATGTAATAACAATTTCAGAAAAGTATTATAGTATTTTCGAGTGGTTAAAACTTTTCGACTTTAATATTGTTATCATTCTTTCCATTATGATTTGGGTAGCAGTAATTAATATGATAGTTGCGCTTTTGGTTTTAATATTAGAACGAACACAAATGATAGGTATTCTAAAATCTTTAGGTGCAACCAATTGGAACATTCGTAAAATCTTTTTGTATAACGCATTTTATTTAATTGCAAAAGGATTGATTTGGGGAAATGGAATTGCCTTGTTATTATTGTTTATACAAAAGTATTTCGGAATCATTTCTTTAAACCCACAAAATTATTATGTTAACCAAGCTCCAGTAGATATTAATTTTCTATTTATTCTGCTTATTAATATAGGAGTAATCATAATTTGTCTATTAGTTTTATTAATTCCTTCTTATATAATTACCAAAATTTCTCCAGTTAAAGCCATTCGTTTTAATTAG
- a CDS encoding DUF2059 domain-containing protein, which produces MKKLLFVFAFALVSQLGFSQEDFKADVMKVIEMSGSNATMDAAKAQVLAMVPSDKQAEFIKEFDVIINSITEQQAKNFMEVYTHDDIKAMMKFYESPVGKKMQEKAPILAEKAIAMQQANMMQIQGLVMKYMQ; this is translated from the coding sequence ATGAAAAAATTGTTATTCGTTTTTGCTTTTGCATTAGTAAGTCAGTTAGGTTTTTCACAAGAAGACTTTAAAGCAGATGTAATGAAAGTAATTGAAATGTCAGGTTCAAATGCTACAATGGATGCTGCAAAAGCTCAAGTTTTAGCTATGGTTCCATCTGATAAACAAGCTGAATTTATTAAAGAATTTGATGTAATTATTAATTCTATTACTGAACAACAAGCTAAAAACTTTATGGAAGTGTATACACACGATGATATTAAAGCAATGATGAAGTTTTATGAGTCACCTGTTGGAAAAAAAATGCAAGAAAAAGCACCAATCTTAGCGGAGAAAGCAATAGCTATGCAACAAGCAAACATGATGCAAATACAAGGCTTAGTAATGAAGTATATGCAATAA
- a CDS encoding FAD-dependent oxidoreductase, producing the protein MQSQKKIAVVGAGLVGSLLAIYLKRAGHRVDVYDRSPDIRTVEFSGRSINLVMSDRGWKALENLGLEQEIKKIGIPVDKRAIHLGSESLNYQYYGKEGEAIFSLSRGILNRKMIDLAEAEGVKFIFESKIWDVTLSTATLHEGETERGEWHDLDYDIVFGADGAFSRVRHRMQRQSMFDYSQDFLKIGYKELHIPANADGTHKLDKNSLHIWPRGEFMLMALANLNGSFTCTLFMPHEGLNSFEQLKDQETLEAFFAKHFPDTKEVIPNLVQDFFKNPTSYLVTMRCYPWAFKDKVALIGDACHAIVPFYGHGMNAGFEDITVLVEMMEKYGDDWETIFDEYQKSRKPNADAIAELSYRNFMEMSSKTADEKFHLQKKIEKWFAAKHPEKWKPLYSRVTFSHQPYSEALAEGDKQNAIMQEILAIDNIEQIWDTEPIEHRILELLK; encoded by the coding sequence ATGCAAAGCCAAAAAAAAATTGCTGTAGTAGGAGCCGGATTAGTAGGTTCATTATTGGCAATTTATTTAAAAAGAGCTGGACATAGAGTTGATGTTTACGATAGAAGTCCAGATATTAGAACTGTTGAATTTTCAGGACGTTCCATCAATTTAGTTATGTCTGATAGAGGTTGGAAAGCCCTTGAAAATCTTGGATTAGAACAAGAGATAAAAAAGATTGGGATTCCAGTAGATAAAAGAGCAATTCACTTGGGTAGTGAATCTTTAAATTACCAATATTATGGTAAAGAAGGCGAAGCTATTTTTTCACTTTCACGAGGGATTTTAAACCGAAAAATGATTGATTTGGCTGAAGCTGAAGGTGTAAAATTTATTTTCGAAAGTAAGATTTGGGATGTTACTTTATCAACAGCTACTTTACATGAAGGAGAAACAGAAAGAGGAGAGTGGCACGATTTGGATTATGATATTGTTTTTGGTGCCGATGGCGCTTTTTCAAGAGTTCGTCATAGAATGCAACGCCAGAGTATGTTTGATTACTCGCAAGATTTCTTAAAAATTGGCTACAAAGAACTTCATATTCCTGCAAATGCAGATGGAACTCATAAATTAGATAAAAACTCCTTACATATATGGCCAAGAGGCGAGTTTATGTTGATGGCTTTAGCTAATCTAAATGGTAGTTTTACTTGTACTTTATTTATGCCACATGAAGGCTTAAATTCTTTTGAACAATTAAAAGATCAGGAAACTTTAGAAGCCTTTTTCGCAAAACATTTTCCCGATACGAAAGAAGTTATTCCAAATTTAGTTCAAGATTTCTTCAAAAACCCAACGAGTTATTTAGTAACTATGCGTTGTTATCCGTGGGCATTTAAAGATAAAGTTGCTTTAATTGGTGATGCTTGTCATGCGATTGTTCCTTTTTACGGACATGGAATGAATGCAGGTTTTGAAGATATTACTGTTTTGGTTGAAATGATGGAAAAATATGGTGACGATTGGGAAACTATTTTCGATGAATACCAAAAATCACGTAAACCAAATGCTGATGCAATTGCAGAGCTTTCGTATCGCAATTTTATGGAAATGAGTTCTAAAACTGCTGATGAAAAATTTCATTTACAGAAGAAAATTGAAAAGTGGTTTGCGGCGAAACATCCTGAAAAATGGAAACCATTATATAGTAGAGTAACGTTTAGTCATCAACCTTATTCAGAAGCATTAGCTGAAGGCGATAAACAAAATGCGATTATGCAAGAAATTTTAGCAATTGATAATATTGAACAAATTTGGGACACAGAACCAATCGAACATAGAATTTTAGAATTATTAAAATAA
- a CDS encoding 7-carboxy-7-deazaguanine synthase QueE, whose protein sequence is MLTKEIQLAVDKGEMLPLMEEFYTIQGEGYHTGTAAYFIRIGGCDVGCHWCDVKESWNADLHPPTETDIIVSNAKKYAETVVVTGGEPLTWDMSILTSKLKAEGLRVHIETSGAYKVSGDWDWFCLSPKKVKLPVQSAYDIADELKVIIYNKHDFQFAEEQAAKVNPNAILFLQPEWSKKEEMTPLIIDYVMNNPKWRISLQTHKYLNIP, encoded by the coding sequence ATGCTTACAAAAGAAATTCAATTAGCGGTCGATAAAGGTGAAATGCTACCTTTAATGGAAGAGTTTTATACTATTCAGGGTGAAGGATATCACACTGGAACTGCTGCTTATTTTATCAGAATTGGAGGTTGCGATGTGGGTTGCCATTGGTGTGACGTTAAAGAAAGCTGGAATGCCGATTTACATCCGCCTACAGAAACCGATATTATTGTTTCCAATGCTAAAAAATATGCGGAAACAGTTGTTGTAACTGGAGGAGAGCCATTAACTTGGGATATGTCGATTTTGACTTCAAAATTAAAAGCAGAAGGGTTACGTGTTCATATTGAAACTTCTGGAGCTTACAAAGTTTCTGGAGATTGGGATTGGTTTTGTTTATCACCCAAAAAAGTAAAACTACCTGTTCAAAGCGCTTATGATATTGCAGATGAATTAAAAGTAATTATTTACAATAAGCACGATTTTCAATTTGCTGAAGAACAAGCTGCTAAAGTAAACCCAAATGCCATTCTTTTTTTACAACCCGAATGGAGTAAGAAAGAAGAAATGACACCGTTAATTATAGATTATGTAATGAATAATCCAAAATGGCGTATATCTTTACAAACGCATAAATATTTAAACATCCCTTAA
- a CDS encoding energy transducer TonB: protein MTFRVLLFLLFTNLGFSQIGGSDEVYLGGDFIDPTFNYGGLKEFYSYFYDNFDTSKVEKEGQIIVSFTIDVDGKMKNIRIVQDLGSPSVIETIRVFKKAPNWEPAKRGGKPVSVSLKVPFTFEFKK from the coding sequence ATGACTTTTAGAGTTTTATTGTTTCTCTTATTTACAAATCTGGGTTTTTCCCAAATTGGAGGTAGTGATGAAGTATATTTAGGTGGAGATTTTATTGATCCGACTTTCAATTATGGAGGATTAAAAGAGTTTTATAGTTATTTTTACGATAATTTCGATACAAGTAAGGTTGAAAAGGAAGGGCAAATTATAGTTTCCTTTACCATAGATGTTGATGGAAAAATGAAGAACATCAGAATTGTTCAGGATTTAGGAAGTCCATCTGTTATTGAAACCATAAGAGTTTTTAAAAAAGCCCCAAACTGGGAACCTGCAAAACGAGGAGGAAAACCAGTGAGTGTCTCATTAAAAGTTCCTTTTACTTTTGAATTTAAAAAATAA
- a CDS encoding T9SS type A sorting domain-containing protein has protein sequence MKVIKLFLLFFSANLLSQDYNLEWANPLNGNSDVIISEHVVDSNENIYITGYFIGSVDFDPSANDYILTSPSSTYNNNNDIFIAKYSNDGTLIWAKQLIGTGVADFGLSIDIDTNNNLYMTGYFSQNVDFNPSPSASYNIIVNGSPHAYLLKLDYNGNFIWAKHIVSSASSIGRSVKYYNNHIYLVGSFYGNSDFDFSSNNFILSSNSTQTDGFLAKYSLNGDFIWAKKYGGTTVGETLWGINFDSDNNIYLNGYIRGYGTGSTLIDGTTSVQYFGSDDILILKTNDFGNLIWAKSYGSFNNDYSYGNIIVDNNNSNIYVNGKYSNSVDFNDDPSDTFYLSSGSNCGFILKLNFNGIFQDAIRIGPNGTSTPCLKGFLSQNQIIFCGKFSNTVDFDNSTNNYSLTSSGQEDIYILNLDLNLNFLNAKKISGNGNEIFGGVSLKNEKLYITGAYNGETNFDLLGGSSTLNPLSSYDSFISKYSLTLLTNTSFNLSERKIYPNPFSSIINIDAFDLEKVEIYDSSGKLKLIKRILNEKNIELDLSHLINNTYYIKLINSENSVKYFKIIKE, from the coding sequence ATGAAAGTAATTAAACTATTTTTGCTTTTTTTTTCAGCAAATCTTCTGTCTCAAGACTACAATTTAGAGTGGGCTAATCCTCTTAATGGAAATTCAGATGTAATTATAAGCGAGCATGTTGTTGATTCAAATGAAAACATTTATATAACTGGATATTTTATTGGATCAGTTGATTTTGACCCAAGTGCAAACGACTATATACTTACAAGCCCAAGTAGTACCTATAATAACAACAATGACATTTTCATAGCTAAGTATAGTAATGACGGAACTTTAATTTGGGCAAAACAACTGATAGGAACAGGAGTAGCTGATTTTGGACTTAGCATTGATATTGACACGAATAACAATTTATATATGACTGGGTATTTTAGTCAAAATGTTGATTTTAATCCATCTCCAAGCGCTTCCTATAATATTATAGTTAATGGTTCTCCCCATGCGTATCTATTAAAATTAGACTACAATGGTAATTTTATATGGGCTAAGCATATAGTTAGTAGCGCTTCATCAATTGGACGTTCAGTTAAATATTATAATAATCATATATATTTAGTTGGCAGTTTTTATGGGAATTCTGATTTTGATTTTTCTTCAAACAACTTCATTCTAAGCTCCAATAGTACACAAACTGATGGTTTTTTAGCAAAATACAGTCTAAATGGGGACTTCATTTGGGCTAAAAAGTATGGTGGCACAACTGTTGGTGAGACATTATGGGGCATAAATTTTGATTCTGATAACAACATATATTTAAATGGATATATTAGAGGTTATGGTACTGGTTCAACACTTATAGATGGGACAACAAGTGTCCAATATTTTGGTTCAGACGATATATTAATACTTAAAACTAATGATTTTGGAAACTTGATCTGGGCTAAAAGTTATGGTTCTTTTAATAATGATTATTCTTATGGTAATATTATTGTTGATAATAATAATAGCAATATTTATGTAAATGGTAAATATTCAAATTCTGTTGATTTCAATGATGATCCATCAGATACATTTTATTTATCAAGTGGCTCTAATTGCGGATTTATTTTAAAATTAAATTTTAATGGTATTTTTCAAGATGCAATAAGAATTGGGCCAAATGGAACTTCCACACCTTGCTTAAAAGGCTTTTTAAGTCAAAATCAGATTATATTTTGCGGTAAATTTTCAAACACTGTAGATTTTGATAACTCAACAAATAATTATTCACTAACATCTTCAGGTCAAGAAGATATTTACATTTTAAATCTTGACCTTAATTTGAATTTTTTAAATGCTAAAAAAATAAGTGGAAATGGAAATGAAATTTTCGGTGGTGTTTCTTTAAAAAATGAAAAACTTTACATTACAGGCGCTTATAATGGAGAAACAAATTTTGATTTATTAGGAGGTTCAAGTACTTTAAATCCACTTAGCAGCTATGATTCATTCATTTCAAAGTACTCTTTAACTTTGTTAACTAATACATCTTTTAATTTATCTGAAAGAAAAATATACCCAAATCCTTTTTCTTCTATAATTAACATAGATGCTTTTGATTTAGAAAAAGTTGAAATATATGATAGTTCAGGAAAGCTAAAACTTATTAAACGTATTTTAAATGAAAAGAACATAGAGCTTGACTTAAGCCATTTAATTAATAACACATATTATATTAAATTAATTAACTCTGAAAACTCAGTAAAATACTTTAAGATTATTAAGGAATAA